A window of the Eretmochelys imbricata isolate rEreImb1 chromosome 7, rEreImb1.hap1, whole genome shotgun sequence genome harbors these coding sequences:
- the BBIP1 gene encoding BBSome-interacting protein 1: MPEGKSVFREVLPKQGQLSVEDVATMVLCKPKLLPLKSVTLEKLEKMQQAAQETIRQQEVAQKEQQQQSEQ; the protein is encoded by the exons ATGCCTGAGGGCAAGTCCGTCTTCCGGGAGGTGCTGCCCAAGCAAG GGCAGTTGTCAGTGGAGGATGTGGCTACCATGGTGTTATGTAAGCCAAAACTATTGCCTTTAAAATCTGTTACCCTTGAAAAGCTAGAGAAAATGCAGCAAGCAGCACAGGAGACAATTCGCCAGCAAGAAGTGGCACagaaggagcagcagcaacaaagTGAACAATAG